From a region of the Suncus etruscus isolate mSunEtr1 chromosome 11, mSunEtr1.pri.cur, whole genome shotgun sequence genome:
- the KCNH3 gene encoding potassium voltage-gated channel subfamily H member 3, giving the protein MPAMRGLLAPQNTFLDTIATRFDGTHSNFVLGNAQVAGLFPVVYCSDGFCDLTGFSRAEVMQRGCACSFLYGPDTSELVRQQIHKALDEHKEFKAELILYRKSGLPFWCLLDVIPIKNEKGEVALFLVSHKDISDTKNRGAPDNWKERGGGRRRRYGRVGNKSFNANRRRSRAVLYHLSGHLQKQPKGKHKLNKGVFGEKPNLPEYKVAAIRKSPFILLHCGALRATWDGFILLATLYVAVTVPYSVCVSMAREPSAARSPPSVCDLAVEVLFILDIVLNFRTTFVSKSGQVVFAPKSICLHYVTTWFLLDVIAALPFDLLHAFKVNVYFGAHLLKTVRLLRLLRLLPRLDRYSQYSAVVLTLLMAVFALLAHWVACIWFYIGQQEIESSASELPEIGWLQELARRLETPYYLVGQNPEVGNNSGQSDNCSSSSSSSEANSTGLALLGGPSLRSAYITSLYFALSSLTSVGFGNVSANTDTEKIFSICTMLIGALMHAVVFGNVTAIIQRMYARRFLYHSRTRDLRDYIRIHRIPKPLKQRMLEYFQATWAVNNGIDTTELLQSLPDELRADIAMHLHKEVLQLPLFEAASRGCLRSLSLALRPAFCTPGEYLIHQGDALQALYFVCSGSMEVLKGGTVLAILGKGDLIGCELPQREQVVKANADVKGLTYCVLQCLQLAGLHESLTLYPEFAPRFSRGLRGELSYNLGAGHAEVDTSSLSGDNTLMSTLEEKETDGEQGPSASPVAVDEPSSPLLSPSCTSSSSAAKLLSPRWTAPRPRLGGRGRPGKARAPLAESGPSAHPQSLEGLQLPSMPWNVPPDLSPRVVDGIEDGCGSDQPKFSFQGGQSGPECSSSPSPAPENSLLTVPLGPSEARSTDTLDKLRQAVMELSEQVLQMREGLQSLRQAVQLVLAPQGEGLCAQASGEGPCPVSTSGLLQPLCVDTGASSYCLQPLPGSVLRGTWPHPRAGPPPLTAPWPWGPPASQSSPWPRTTDFWTSTSDSEPPGPEHCPETSTPDSPSLEERARTGTQEPTSQAEAVSTGEPPPGSGGLTLPWEPHSLEMVLIGCHGSATVQWTQEEGTGV; this is encoded by the exons ATGCCCGCCATGCGGGGACTCCTGGCGCCGCAGAACACCTTCCTGGACACCATCGCCACGCGCTTCGACGGCACGC ACAGTAACTTCGTGCTGGGGAATGCCCAGGTGGCGGGGCTCTTCCCCGTGGTCTACTGCTCCGATGGCTTCTGTGACCTCACGGGCTTCTCCCGGGCTGAGGTCATGCAGCGAGGCTGTGCCTGCTCCTTCCTCTATGGGCCTGACACCAGTGAGCTCGTTCGACAGCAGATCCACAAGGCCCTGGATGAGCACAAGGAGTTTAAGGCTGAGCTGATCCTGTACCGGAAGAGTG GACTCCCATTCTGGTGTCTCCTGGATGTGATTCCcataaagaatgagaaagggGAAGTGGCCCTCTTCCTGGTCTCCCATAAGGACATCAGTGACACCAAGAACCGAGGGGCCCCTGACAACTGGAAGGAGAGAG GTGGTGGCCGGCGCCGCCGATATGGCCGGGTAGGAAACAAAAGCTTCAATGCCAATCGGCGGCGGAGCCGGGCTGTGCTTTACCACCTGTCTGGGCATTTGCAGAAGCAGCCTAAGGGCAAGCACAAGCTCAATAAG GGAGTGTTTGGGGAGAAGCCAAACTTGCCAGAGTACAAAGTAGCTGCCATTCGAAAGTCACCCTTCATCCTGCTGCACTGCGGGGCGCTGAGAGCCACATGGGATGGTTTCATCCTGCTTGCCACCCTCTACGTGGCTGTCACTGTGCCCTATAGTGTGTGTGTCAGCATGGCCCGGGAACCCAGTGCTGCCCGCAGTCCCCCCAGTGTCTGTGACCTGGCTGTGGAGGTCCTCTTCATCCTCG ACATTGTGCTGAACTTCCGGACCACGTTTGTGTCCAAGTCAGGCCAGGTGGTGTTTGCTCCCAAGTCCATTTGCCTGCACTATGTCACCACCTGGTTCCTGCTGGATGTCATTGCGGCCCTGCCCTTCGACCTGCTCCATGCCTTTAAGGTCAATGTG TACTTTGGGGCCCACCTGCTGAAGACAGTGCGGCTGCTACGTCTGCTGCGCCTTCTGCCCCGGCTGGACCGCTACTCCCAGTACAGTGCCGTGGTGCTCACCCTGCTCATGGCTGTGTTCGCCTTGCTCGCACACTGGGTGGCCTGTATCTGGTTCTACATTGGCCAGCAGGAGATTGAGAGCAGTGCTTCCGAGCTGCCCGAGATCG GCTGGCTGCAGGAACTGGCCCGTCGATTGGAAACCCCTTATTACTTGGTGGGCCAGAACCCAGAGGTGGGGAATAACTCTGGCCAGAGTGAcaactgcagcagcagcagcagcagcagcgaggCCAACAGCACAGGGCTGGCGCTCCTGGGCGGCCCGTCCCTGCGCAGTGCCTACATCACCTCCCTCTACTTCGCGCTCAGCAGCCTCACCAGCGTGGGCTTTGGCAATGTGTCAGCCAATACGGACACTGAGAAGATCTTCTCCATCTGCACCATGCTCATCGGCG CCCTGATGCACGCGGTGGTGTTTGGGAACGTGACAGCCATCATTCAGCGCATGTACGCTCGCCGCTTTCTGTACCACAGCCGCACCCGGGACCTGCGGGACTACATCCGCATCCACCGCATCCCCAAGCCCCTCAAACAGCGCATGCTGGAGTACTTCCAGGCCACGTGGGCTGTGAACAACGGCATCGACACCACAGAG CTGCTGCAGAGCCTCCCAGATGAGCTCCGGGCCGACATTGCCATGCACCTGCACAAGGAGGTCCTGCAGCTGCCTCTTTTTGAGGCTGCCAGCCGCGGCTGCCTGCGCTCCCTGTCCCTGGCCCTCAGGCCCGCCTTTTGTACTCCGGGGGAGTACCTCATCCATCAGGGCGACGCACTCCAGGCCCTCTACTTCGTCTGCTCCGGCTCcatggaggtgctcaagggaggCACTGTGCTTGCCATCCTAG GGAAGGGTGATCTGATTGGCTGTGAGCTGCCCCAGCGTGAGCAAGTGGTGAAGGCCAATGCAGATGTGAAAGGGCTGACATACTGCGTCCTGCAATGTCTGCAGTTGGCAGGGCTGCATGAGAGCCTCACCCTGTACCCGGAGTTTGCCCCTCGCTTCAGCAGAGGGCTTCGGGGAGAGCTCAGCTACAACTTGGGCGCTGGACACGCAGAG GTAGATACCAGCTCCCTAAGTGGCGACAACACCCTCATGTCCACActggaagagaaagagacagatggGGAACAAGGTCCTTCAGCTTCGCCAGTCGCCGTGGATGAGCCCTCCAGCCCTCTGCTATCTCCCAGCTGCACTTCCTCATCCTCTGCTGCTAAGCTGTTGTCCCCACGTTGGACTGCACCCCGGCCACGTCTTGGTGGTAGAGGGCGGCCAGGCAAAGCAAGAGCACCTCTAGCTGAGTCTGGCCCCTCTGCTCATCCCCAGAGCTTAGAGGGGCTGCAGCTACCCTCCATGCCATGGAATGTGCCCCCAGATTTGAGCCCCAG AGTAGTAGATGGCATTGAGGATGGCTGTGGTTCCGACCAGCCCAAGTTCTCTTTCCAAGGCGGGCAGTCTGGCCCTGAATGCAGCAGCAGCCCTTCCCCTGCACCAG AGAATAGCTTGCTGACAGTACCTCTGGGGCCCAGTGAGGCAAGGAGCACAGACACACTGGACAAGCTTCGGCAGGCG GTGATGGAGCTCTCTGAGCAGGTGCTGCAGATGCGGGAGGGGCTGCAGTCCCTCCGCCAGGCTGTGCAGCTGGTCTTAGCACCCCAGGGGGAGGGCCTATGTGCTCAGGCATCAGGAGAGGGGCCATGCCCAGTCAGCACTTCTGGACTCTTGCAGCCTCTGTGTGTGGACACAGGGGCATCATCATACTGCCTGCAGCCCCTGCCTGGCTCTGTCTTAAGAGGGACATGGCCACACCCTCGAGCAGGGCCACCACCTCTTACAGCCCCCTGGCCTTGGGGCCCCCCAGCATCTCAGAGCTCACCCTGGCCTAGAACCACAGACTTCTGGACCTCCACCTCTGATTCAGAGCCCCCTGGCCCAGAACACTGCCCTGAGACCAGCACCCCTGACTCACCAAGCCTGGAAGAAAGGGCTCGGACTGGCACCCAGGAGCCCACAAGCCAGGCTGAGGCAGTTAGTACTGGGGAGCCTCCGCCAGGTTCAGGGGGCCTGACTTTGCCCTGGGAACCCCACAGTCTGGAGATGGTGCTGATTGGCTGCCATGGCTCTGCCACGGTCCAGTGGACACAAGAGGAAGGCACAGGAGTCTGA